TATTCCATCCGGAGCCGGCTGGGGTTACAGCTGCGCTGAAATGGAGGATCAGACAGGTGATATTGTGCCTGAATTCATTGGCGGATTCGGCTCTACAGGATCCGCGAACAGCTCTGCTGCCGCATGTCTGAATGGTGCTACAGGTGACACTCTCTGGACAAGAACCGCAGCGGACGCGGTCGAGGACATACTTGTTATTCCGGATGTTACCGGAGACGGAGTTCAGGAGGTTTATCTGGGAATAGGCGGAAGCGGTTATGCGGACAATACGCTTGAGCTTGTTGATGGTTCTGACGGAACTCTGGTCTGGGGTCGGAACGGCGGGGGAGATGTCATGTGTGTGTCCGCCCTTGACAGGGAGGATACTTCTCCCTGGCTGGTGAGTTCTTCATTCGACGGCGGTGTGCAGTGCTATACCCCCGGAGGAGATTCTATATGGGCTCGAGGTCTTGGCGGTTTTCTTCTTGATGTGGAGGGCGGCCCTGATCTTAATGGAGATGGAATTGCTGAAGTAGCTGTCGCCGGAGACAATTCAGGTACGATATGTCTTGATGGAGCGACTGGCGTAACACTGTGGAGCTATCCTACAGGAGCGAACACCTGGAGTGTAGTCTGGTCTGATTCCGTCTATCATGAGGGCCTGTGGATTCCCTGCATTTCCGGGGGGAGCGTTAACGGTAAAAAGATTACACTCGTGAATGCTCTGGATGGCTCTCTGATCTGGGAGCAGTCTTTTACGGAAAGAGTATATAACGTTTCAAGTGTATATATGACGAACCTTTCACCCTCAGCAATAATAATTGCGGGATTACAGGATCAGCAGAGCCAGCCGTATCATGCATGGGCATTTCTTTCGTCTATTGAAACATCCTGTGAGGAAACTTCTTTCAGCAGTTATTGCGGAAATCTGGTGGAACGGAATCCCGCCATAGGAATCATGAATCTGAATCCTCCGGAGGGAATCTGGAGGTTTGAGATATACGATCTGACCGGAAGGCTTGTCTGGGAGGATGATATTTCTGAAGTCAGGTCAGTTAATATCTCAGGGTGGAGTGCAGGTTGCTATCTTGTTCGTGCTTCGTACGGGACCGCTTTACTTACACGAAGAGTTACTGTTCTGAAGTAACTATGTGTGGAATATAAGCAGGATTAACCGAATCCCTTATGTGACAGGCTTGACATTGAAAATAGTATACATATGTTTACTATACAATCATGCTCAATGTAAGTTGCGCTAAGGGAGGGCAACATGAATCCGGTAACCAGGCGTTATGTAAAACGATACAGGAATCTCTGGAAAAGGGGCGAGGCTTACCGTAAAGCAGTATCTCAAGATAGTATTCGTGCCGGATTCTATGCAAGGCAACACCGTTTCGCCCGATCAGAAGCGATGGGGAAGAACTATTTCTCCGAATACACCGAAGAAAAATACGATTCGGTCACCGAATGTCTGGCTTGCTACAGGTGGTTCATAATACCTGATCGACTGAGGCAGGCTTCAGGAAGATTTGATGTAACCAGTATTGATGAACTGCTTGATCTGGCCGGCTACTCCAAATCCCTGATAGCTGAAGAACTGTTTCACATGATCGATTCCTGTCTGGAGTCCGGTGTTTGCCTCAAGAGTGACCTCGAAATGATTCGCTGCGCGTACAATGGTTTATCCGGATTTGAAGATCTTTTTGTGAACAGGATTACCGATTGGGGACCTGTCGGATCTGATCGGAGTGCTATTACCGTTCAGCAGAAAACAGAATTCATTCGAAAAGGTTTTAACAACCCGCAGATATATTCACATGCGGATGTATCCTGATGTGATACAGTCCGGAAGTTCGTAGAACACTTGTTTGTTCGCACATAATTATTGTCTATAATACTTGCGTTGTCTTCTCGGTTTCTTTCGAGAAAAGAGATCTATTCCGTTATTTGTTTGGTAATCTCAATCTGGAGGTTCAGAGATGGATAAGGGCTTCAACGCTTTTGAAATGGCACAAAAACAATTCGATCAGGTTGCAGACCAACTTGATCTTGAGCAGGGAACAAGAGCATTTTTACGCTGGCCGATGAGGGAATATCATTTCATCATTCCTGTACACATGGATGATGGTTCTGTACAGGTATTTCGTGGATTCCGGGTACAGCACAGTGATGTTCGCGGTCCCTGTAAAGGTGGAATAAGGTTCCATCCACAGGAAACCGAGGATACTGTCAGAGCTCTCGCGACATGGATGACCTGGAAAACCGCTGTTGTCGATATCCCTCTTGGAGGGGGCAAGGGCGGTGTTATCTGCGATCCTCACGAACTTTCAATGAGAGAGCAGGAACAGATCTGCCGCGGCTGGATCAGGAATGTCTGGAGAAACATCGGTCCCGTTCAGGACATACCTGCTCCTGATGTAATGACATCTCCACAGCACATGCTCTGGATGATGGACGAGTACGAAACGATAGTTGGCGGGAAGTATCCCGGTGTTATCACAGGGAAGCCCGTTGGGAGCGGTGGATCTCTTGGAAGAACAGAGGCCACGGGATACGGTGTGATTTACACCGTACGGGAAGCGTTAACCAGAATGGGACTTGATATCAGAGAAACTACCATGGCCTGCCAGGGCTTTGGTAACGTAAGTCAGTACGCGGCTGATCTGTTCATCAAATATGGAGGTAAAGTAGTCTGTGTATCCTGCTGGGATCAGAGCGATATGACTTCTTACACCTACCGTAAAATGGATGGAATAGATATTGAGTTTCTGCTGAGCATCACTGACAGATTCGGAACGGTAAATCCCGAAAAGGCCATGGCAGCCGGATACGAACAGCTTTCCGGAGATGCCTGGATTGAAACCGAGGCGGATGTTCTGATGCCGGGAGCCCTCGAAAACCAGGTTAACGGTGAGACAGTTAACAAAATACATGCCAGAGTGAAAATCGTTGCCGAGGGTGCGAACGGCCCGACAACACCTGAAGCGGATGCTTACCTGAAAGAGAACAATATCTTTGTGATTCCGGATTTCCTCTGCAACGCAGGAGGCGTTACCTGTTCATACTTCGAACAGGTTCAGAATAATATGAACTACTACTGGGAGAAGGATGAAGTCCTTTCCAAACTTGATACAAAAATGACTTCAGCTTTCCATGCTGTTGCTGATCTTGCTGACAGCCAGTCAGTATATATGAGAGACGCAGCCTACATGATTGCTATCGACAGAGTAGCAACTGCGGCACGAATGAGAGGGCTTGTCTAGGCAACCCCCTGATGGGTCATAAGCATCATCCGACATGCACGCTCTGGTTCGTGTCCCCGAATAATGCCCCTGCCTCTACCTGTTTCTGATTCGGAAAGGATATCTGATGACTGAAAAAGCCGTAACTCCACATGCAAAATTAAAAGATGAAAACAAACCCGAATGGAAAATCATCGTTGATCTTCTTGGAGATACAGATCCAGTTCTGCTGAAGCGTTTGAGCAGGAAGATGATGAACTACCTTTTCAAACGGAAAGTCAAGAAAATATCCGAGATTATGGAGCAGTTCCATTTAAGAAAAGCAAATGGAAACAAGACGGGTGATCCTTATGGAGAAAATCAACCCGCGCCCAGGATTGATTACCAGGATCTGGAAAGCATCACAAGCCAGGTTTTCAGCGTTGCTGAAGAGGAACTGTCACCTGAGGAGCTTTCTCAAGCTATCCACAGATGGCTCCGATATGAAAGCACCAGGTTTCTTTCTGTAATTGCTGACCGCAGAGATGTTCCTCTGGGACAGCTCAGGGAAGCTCTGGAAAAATATGTTCTGCTTCCGGACAAAAACAAAAAGATGGACAGAAGCGAACAGAGGGGCATAATTGTAGACATTACAAGGCGAATATTCAACGATGATCTGCAGTATATCAACACGATCAGCAAACATGTCCGGATAGAGGATTTCAGTGAAGTGCTTGATCATACTATCGGGCCTCTCAATGGTAACGGAAAAGTCGGCGGAAAAGCTTCAGGATTGTTCCGGGCTCAAAAAATTCTTGATTCACACAGAAAGCACAATGTAGTACTCAGGAATCTCAGGATACCAAGAACGTGGTACATCTCATCCGATTCTATTCTGGAGTTCATTCATTACAATGCGCTTGAAGAGATGCTTGCAATCAAGTATTCGGATACTGATGAAATAAGGCAGGAATACGAGCTTCTGGAGCAGGTATTCAAACATTCCCAGCTTCCATCATGTGTTCTGAGCGGTTTGAACTTTGCGCTGGACCATCTTGGTTCATCGCCTCTGATAGTCAGATCATCAAGCCTTCTCGAGGACAGCTCCGGTGCTGCTTTCGCTGGGAAATACAAAAGCCTTTTTGTTGCCAATACAGGCACCAGGAAAGAGAGACTGGAAGCCATTTCTGACGCGATCCTTGAAGTATACGCAAGCGTATTCGGTCCTGATCCCATTGAGTACCGCCGCGAACGGGGATTGCTGGATTTCAATGAAGAGATGGGTATTCTTATCCAGGAGGTCGTCGGCAACAGGATAGGCAAGTACTATTTCCCACCTCTTGCCGGTGTGGCATTCAGCCGGAACGATTACAGATGGTCTCCGAGGATCAAAAAGGAAGATGGAATGGTCAGGCTGGTTACCGGGCTGGGAACAAGAGCTGTAGATCGAACAGGAAAAGACTTTCCTGTTCTCATGAGTCCCGGACAGCCAAAGATCAGAATCAATGCAGCTGAGGAGGAGATACTTCGCTACGCACAAAAGCATATGGACGTGATCAACCTTGAGAAAGGCTGTCTTGAAACCGTCAGCGTAGAAAGCATTATCAAGGAATGCGGCAGTAAATTCCCATGTCTTTCCTATATAGTCTCCATTGATGAAGGTGACCACATCCAGCTGTCTCCGGGTTCGATGTTCAACATTGAAAACAAGGATACAGTGGTAACATTCCATAATCTTCTCGAGAAGAGCCCGGTTCCTTTACTTTTTAAGACAATGCTCAGTATTCTCGAGGATGAAATTGGTATGCCGGTTGATATTGAATTTGCGTACAGCTCTGATATACATACACCTTACCTGCTTCAATGCAGACCGCAGAGTATTGGAGACGGGCTTGCAGACACATCAATTCCGAAGAACATCCCGAAGGACGATATACTTTTCACAGCGGACAGGTACATCATGTCCGGTCTATGCCATAACATAGAATATCTTGTTTATGTTGATGGAGACGAGTATGACAGGATTTCATCAAGAGAAGGGCTTCTTCAGGTTGGTCATATAATAGGACAGCTGAACAAGAAACTTCCCAATAAGAAATTTGTGCTGATCGGCCCTGGAAGATGGGGAAGTAAAGGTGATATCAAGATGGGTGTTCACGTTGGCTACTGTGATATCAACAACACTGCTATGCTGATAGAGGTTGCAAAGAGCAAACAGGGCTATGTACCAGATCTTTCCTTCGGAACCCACTTTTTCCAGGATCTTGTAGAAGCTAATATCAAATATCTCCCCTTATACCCGGATGAACCAGGAGTGATATTCAGAGAGGATATATTCAGTACATCCAAAAACATACTTCGAAAGCTTGTAAGTAATGCGGAAGAGTTTGAGCAGGTTATCAAGGTTGTAAAGATTTCAAATGAATTTCCCGGAGCGTCTGTCTGTATAATAATGGATAGTGACTCCGATTCAGCACTCGCGTATCTGAAGAGGTGAGAAGGGGTCGGACGTCCGACCCCCCCAGGTTCTAGACTACGCCCTGAGCCATCATGGCATCGGCGACCTTGCGGAAGCCGGCTGCATTTGCTCCAAGCACATAGTTTCCAGGATCACCGTAGAATTTTGCTGCTTCGTAAGCCTGGCTGTGTATACTGATCATGATGTTATGAAGTTTCTCATCGACCTCTTTGCGGGTCCAGCTTGAGAATATGGCGTTCTGTGCCATCTCAAGACCTGAAGTCGAAACTCCACCGGCGTTAGCGGCTTTTCCTGGGCCATATAGAACCTTGTGGTCAAGGAATATGTTTACACCCTCAGGAACCGTAGGCATGTTGGCTCCCTCGGAGACAAGGAAGACGCCATTGTTGATAAGGTTCTGAGCATCCTTCGCGTTGATCTCATTCTGTGTAGCACTCGGGAATGAGCAATCCGCCTTATGATCCCAGAGAGGATTGTAGTCGAGATCAGGATCGACAGCTGTGTAGACAGCGTTCGGATATTTCTCTACGTATTCCTTTATTCTGCCTCTTTTTACGTTCTTGAGGTCCATCACATATGCGAGTTTATCGGCATCGATACCGTCCTCATCGTAAATGTATCCACTGGAATCTGAAAGAGTGACCACTTTACCACCGAGTTCTGTAATTTTCTCGGTAGCAAACTGGGCAACGTTACCTGATCCCGAAACAAGACAGACCTTATCCTGGTAGCTGTCACCAC
This sequence is a window from Candidatus Aegiribacteria sp.. Protein-coding genes within it:
- a CDS encoding PQQ-binding-like beta-propeller repeat protein codes for the protein MLLMLCLLASAPDTLWANVTSGGVYSTVSLGDLNGDSVDDVACGVNFWDEEPTLWCLSGSDGSVIWTSDQYNGIYQDEGLLAVSDANSDGHKDILMATPGGYAPPGRCLILISGIDGSLIWEWSAYNNIPSGAGWGYSCAEMEDQTGDIVPEFIGGFGSTGSANSSAAACLNGATGDTLWTRTAADAVEDILVIPDVTGDGVQEVYLGIGGSGYADNTLELVDGSDGTLVWGRNGGGDVMCVSALDREDTSPWLVSSSFDGGVQCYTPGGDSIWARGLGGFLLDVEGGPDLNGDGIAEVAVAGDNSGTICLDGATGVTLWSYPTGANTWSVVWSDSVYHEGLWIPCISGGSVNGKKITLVNALDGSLIWEQSFTERVYNVSSVYMTNLSPSAIIIAGLQDQQSQPYHAWAFLSSIETSCEETSFSSYCGNLVERNPAIGIMNLNPPEGIWRFEIYDLTGRLVWEDDISEVRSVNISGWSAGCYLVRASYGTALLTRRVTVLK
- a CDS encoding Glu/Leu/Phe/Val dehydrogenase, which translates into the protein MDKGFNAFEMAQKQFDQVADQLDLEQGTRAFLRWPMREYHFIIPVHMDDGSVQVFRGFRVQHSDVRGPCKGGIRFHPQETEDTVRALATWMTWKTAVVDIPLGGGKGGVICDPHELSMREQEQICRGWIRNVWRNIGPVQDIPAPDVMTSPQHMLWMMDEYETIVGGKYPGVITGKPVGSGGSLGRTEATGYGVIYTVREALTRMGLDIRETTMACQGFGNVSQYAADLFIKYGGKVVCVSCWDQSDMTSYTYRKMDGIDIEFLLSITDRFGTVNPEKAMAAGYEQLSGDAWIETEADVLMPGALENQVNGETVNKIHARVKIVAEGANGPTTPEADAYLKENNIFVIPDFLCNAGGVTCSYFEQVQNNMNYYWEKDEVLSKLDTKMTSAFHAVADLADSQSVYMRDAAYMIAIDRVATAARMRGLV
- a CDS encoding PEP/pyruvate-binding domain-containing protein, with translation MTEKAVTPHAKLKDENKPEWKIIVDLLGDTDPVLLKRLSRKMMNYLFKRKVKKISEIMEQFHLRKANGNKTGDPYGENQPAPRIDYQDLESITSQVFSVAEEELSPEELSQAIHRWLRYESTRFLSVIADRRDVPLGQLREALEKYVLLPDKNKKMDRSEQRGIIVDITRRIFNDDLQYINTISKHVRIEDFSEVLDHTIGPLNGNGKVGGKASGLFRAQKILDSHRKHNVVLRNLRIPRTWYISSDSILEFIHYNALEEMLAIKYSDTDEIRQEYELLEQVFKHSQLPSCVLSGLNFALDHLGSSPLIVRSSSLLEDSSGAAFAGKYKSLFVANTGTRKERLEAISDAILEVYASVFGPDPIEYRRERGLLDFNEEMGILIQEVVGNRIGKYYFPPLAGVAFSRNDYRWSPRIKKEDGMVRLVTGLGTRAVDRTGKDFPVLMSPGQPKIRINAAEEEILRYAQKHMDVINLEKGCLETVSVESIIKECGSKFPCLSYIVSIDEGDHIQLSPGSMFNIENKDTVVTFHNLLEKSPVPLLFKTMLSILEDEIGMPVDIEFAYSSDIHTPYLLQCRPQSIGDGLADTSIPKNIPKDDILFTADRYIMSGLCHNIEYLVYVDGDEYDRISSREGLLQVGHIIGQLNKKLPNKKFVLIGPGRWGSKGDIKMGVHVGYCDINNTAMLIEVAKSKQGYVPDLSFGTHFFQDLVEANIKYLPLYPDEPGVIFREDIFSTSKNILRKLVSNAEEFEQVIKVVKISNEFPGASVCIIMDSDSDSALAYLKR
- the gdhA gene encoding NADP-specific glutamate dehydrogenase, which codes for MLEELYQKVVQRDPSQPEFHQAVQEVLESLEVVLDKHPEYRSAKIPERIVEPERVIMFRVPWVDDSGEIHVNRGFRIEMNSAIGPYKGGLRFHPSVNLGILKFLAFEQVFKNALTTIPMGGGKGGSDFDPKGKSDLEVMRFCQSFMSELFRHIGPNTDVPAGDIGVGGREIGFLFGQYKKLRNEWSGVLTGKGREYGGSLIRPEATGYGAVYFGEEMLKTRGDSYQDKVCLVSGSGNVAQFATEKITELGGKVVTLSDSSGYIYDEDGIDADKLAYVMDLKNVKRGRIKEYVEKYPNAVYTAVDPDLDYNPLWDHKADCSFPSATQNEINAKDAQNLINNGVFLVSEGANMPTVPEGVNIFLDHKVLYGPGKAANAGGVSTSGLEMAQNAIFSSWTRKEVDEKLHNIMISIHSQAYEAAKFYGDPGNYVLGANAAGFRKVADAMMAQGVV